A single Priestia megaterium DNA region contains:
- a CDS encoding MarR family transcriptional regulator — translation MQKALQEAEKKARLREIENGKVLSEEELNYANELQAKANSKGMKLVPERKIKNKVRFVQLIQENILYLRDIKYLTTAEKNFLMDLVPNVEFSSNCIVNDSRQVNSLPVTQSDLAEILGKKKQNINPIIKGLIDKGILARSESGIEDNNVRAYALFINPHIMFSGDKDNINGTLKAMFRKTPKELKNLPIRLF, via the coding sequence ATGCAAAAAGCATTGCAAGAAGCCGAAAAAAAAGCTAGATTACGAGAAATTGAAAACGGTAAAGTTCTAAGTGAAGAAGAATTAAACTATGCAAACGAACTTCAAGCCAAAGCTAATTCAAAGGGAATGAAGTTGGTTCCGGAAAGAAAAATTAAGAATAAAGTGAGGTTTGTACAGTTGATTCAAGAAAATATTTTATATTTAAGGGATATAAAATACTTAACTACTGCAGAGAAAAACTTTTTAATGGATTTAGTTCCTAATGTTGAATTTTCTTCTAACTGTATAGTTAATGATTCTAGACAAGTTAATTCACTTCCCGTTACTCAAAGTGATCTTGCAGAAATATTAGGAAAAAAGAAACAAAATATAAATCCGATTATAAAAGGCTTGATTGATAAAGGTATCTTAGCAAGGTCAGAAAGCGGAATAGAAGATAATAATGTCAGAGCATATGCTTTATTTATTAATCCTCACATTATGTTTTCTGGAGATAAAGACAACATAAATGGTACACTAAAAGCTATGTTTAGAAAAACACCTAAAGAATTAAAAAATCTACCTATTAGACTATTTTAA
- a CDS encoding HTH domain-containing protein, with amino-acid sequence MLVKKMLNGIMMKEITIKELADQYDVSTRTIQLRIKKLGYEWDSKQSIYRYVGEEPEPLEVDFNTLISKNSKVPAEQKQANSEVAASISHVNESESTSASFPKASTNASKVDAIDILLQNPKDRSKRVYRGFYFDDDVLSIIDRVPKSYKSELVNEALRKVFKEKGLLE; translated from the coding sequence ATGCTGGTAAAAAAGATGTTAAATGGAATTATGATGAAAGAAATCACAATTAAAGAATTAGCTGATCAGTATGATGTAAGTACTCGTACCATCCAATTAAGAATTAAGAAACTAGGATATGAATGGGACAGTAAGCAAAGTATTTATCGTTATGTTGGGGAAGAGCCAGAACCTTTAGAAGTTGATTTTAATACCCTTATTTCTAAAAATAGTAAAGTGCCAGCAGAACAAAAGCAAGCCAATAGTGAAGTAGCAGCTAGTATTAGTCATGTGAATGAAAGTGAAAGTACTAGCGCTAGCTTTCCAAAAGCTAGTACGAATGCTAGCAAAGTAGATGCAATTGATATCTTGCTGCAGAATCCAAAAGACCGTTCTAAAAGAGTATATAGAGGATTTTATTTTGATGACGACGTTTTAAGTATTATTGATCGAGTTCCTAAAAGTTATAAATCTGAATTGGTAAATGAAGCTTTGAGAAAAGTGTTTAAAGAAAAAGGATTATTAGAGTAA